Proteins found in one Sporosarcina sp. FSL K6-3457 genomic segment:
- a CDS encoding ABC transporter ATP-binding protein has product MDQHKTVLHAQNVRKSYGARGNVQQVLKGIDLRVVEGEFVGIMGSSGAGKTTLLNVLATIDRATEGAILIGGSDISKMKDAELSAFRRDKLGFIFQDYNLLDTLTVKENILLPVSLGKMKKKVAEAEFNSIADILGIKDLAHKYPHEISGGQKQRTSAARALINKPSMVFADEPTGALDSKSASSLLGTMEDVNQKRGVTIMMVTHDPLASSYCSRVVFLKDGNIYSELYRGDKTRQAFFQDILNVQGVLGGDSVDTI; this is encoded by the coding sequence ATGGACCAACATAAAACCGTTTTACATGCACAGAACGTGCGGAAATCATATGGGGCGCGTGGCAATGTTCAACAAGTTTTAAAAGGAATCGATCTCCGTGTCGTTGAAGGAGAATTCGTCGGCATTATGGGATCATCTGGGGCAGGAAAGACAACATTACTCAATGTGCTCGCGACAATTGACCGTGCGACAGAAGGAGCAATTCTCATTGGCGGTTCTGATATTTCCAAAATGAAGGACGCAGAGCTATCCGCATTTCGTCGTGACAAGCTCGGATTCATTTTCCAAGATTATAATTTGCTTGACACGTTAACGGTGAAGGAAAATATTTTACTGCCCGTATCACTGGGGAAAATGAAGAAAAAAGTGGCAGAGGCAGAGTTTAATAGCATCGCTGATATTCTTGGTATTAAAGATCTTGCGCATAAATACCCACATGAAATTTCTGGCGGACAGAAACAAAGAACATCAGCAGCACGTGCGTTGATTAATAAACCATCTATGGTATTCGCGGATGAGCCGACAGGTGCACTAGACTCGAAATCAGCTTCCTCGTTGCTTGGCACGATGGAGGATGTCAATCAAAAGCGTGGTGTCACCATTATGATGGTAACGCATGACCCTTTGGCGTCAAGCTATTGCAGTCGTGTGGTGTTCTTAAAAGACGGCAATATTTACTCGGAGCTGTATCGTGGCGATAAAACACGACAAGCCTTCTTCCAGGACATCTTGAACGTTCAAGGCGTTCTCGGGGGTGACAGCGTTGACACTATTTGA